The segment ACTTACTATACTTTTTTATCCCTCGAAATATTTTCCTTATGTATTCTCTCTTATGACAGGTTCATTGCAATCTGTTTCCCTTTAAGACAAGAggatataaatacaaacaccaaAATGGCTTATATAATCAGTGCAGTTTGGTTCTTTTGTATTGTTATAGTTCTCTATGCTGTTACATCCATTCCATCTCTGTCCTTTTGTGGCTCTCTCAAGGTCAACAGCTATTTTTGTGATTATGCTCCTGTTTTAAGAATCGCTTGTAGCGATACAACATCCCAGTGGAATTTTGCAACTGCTTTAACTATAATATTCAATGCTGGacctttgatttttattttcttgacctACATGGGTATTCTGACCGCTGTGTTCAGAATGAAAAATAATCAGAGCCGTTATAAGGCGCTGGCCACATGCTCAGAGCACCTCATATTAGTGACCCTTTTCTTCATTCCTATTGTAATCATCTTCAGTCTTGGATTTTTTGGAATTATTATAAACTCAAATGTAAGAACAGTGTGCTTGTCTCTGTCATCCCTTCTCACACCCTGCATCAATCCCATTCTCTACTCACTGAAAACTAAAGAGATTCGAAGCAGGATTCATTCATTGGTAACCCAGAGACTGTCTGTTCATCctctaaaaatacacattaatgtaCAACATTGAGATTATTTATACTCTTATTCTGGAGGCTTTCTGTGTTGCTTCCTGTATTATCTTGTGGTCATTTGAAAAAGcttttttcaataataaatgtaaatctgcTGTTAACTTTGTTCAGCTTGCAGGATTTAGTCATAAAGAACACATGTATTTTGCATCATTTCTACTGTATTCAGACAGCTTTTGTTTAGCTCTTTTacgtataattatttataattggatttaatttatttattttatatcttcaAATAAATCAGTGGGGTGTtctagaaatattttaaagcttttctctgtaaatttgagGTTTTTAGCTATACGATTTTGCCAATTTTTCATAATGCCTCCTCTGCATTTTCTCTCTGagagtttttattgttgttacaaaaatctaaacaaaaataaacagactAAATAGTGTCACTAAGGAAATTAATTACACCATTAATCCCACTTTCATTAAGTAAAAAGTGACTGTTTAGATAACGAGCAATACTTGCTGGCAGACACTTCTAACTGTTTACTAAAATGTTACAAAGCAATCATGTATTCTGCTTTATTAAAGCTTTAACCAGGATAAAATCGTATATCAGAAGCtgagcagtagcatttacaaataacagcataGATAATGCTGGGGTTACACCCCTGCTCTTTTTCGAAGGACATCtagggatttttaatgaccatagagagtcaggaccttggtttaGCATCTCATCCGAAGGATAGTGCTTTTTACAGTGAAGTGTCCCCATCACTTTACCAGGGAGTTTGGACCCATACAGACCAGCACCCCGTGCTGGCCTCAttaacacctcttccagcagcaagctagttttcccaggaggtctcccatctgGTACTAACCAGGCTCAAACCTGCtaagcttcagtgggcaaccagtcttgaGCTACAGGGTGATAATTGCTGCCGTTTTCAAAGCTAATTAACTGCATAAACAGTTAAAATTGGATTATGAGGTTGATAACATAAGGACTGTGAAAACTTAAGGTAAATGTCTACAATGTTGTGTTTGACTGTTTCTTCACAAATCATAATGATTCTCAAATGAAACAGCAACAGCTTGatatctttaaatgtatttattaaaagaaagaaagcgaTATGTTTCAGGATTTAAGTCATTTAACATATCCATTTAACATAGCTGTCTTCCTCCATCACATTCATGTCTGGTATTTACTGAATCATACAAGATTGTCTTATATTTTAGAGAAGTGTGAACTGTTTTAGTTCTTGTTAGGCTTATTTTTGTGCTATCGCCTATGCAAAGTTGGTGCAATAAAGTAACATCATAGTTAACAATTACTTGtatatgtaatgtattttatattatttaggcACTTATAAGCTATAGTTTGACAGATAGTTTTAATTCAACATACTAATATAACGTAAAATTTtcttataatgatttatttttaacttctTAACAGCTCACCAGGCTCTTGATGATTTAATCTATGCCATCTTTTGGAATATCTGAAGCATGTACCATAGTTCTTAACTGtagcatttattataataatactagCCAGGccaataatgactttttttatttttattaatcaatataTAATCTGTTATGAATAAACAACTACCTACAACCAATAGCTACAACATGCCACAATCTTAGCCTAATATGAATCTATAGGGAAAAATATTTTTCCTTAACAGATTATCTAATAGAAATTCTACAAGAAGTTAAACtaaattttacacaaaaaaataagccTGACAGTTTTCTCCTCTTTTCATAAGCCTTTGAAAATTTGTAGCATTTTTAGATATTGTTCAACTTTCTCCATAGCACTTTAAGTGTCTGtttattcaaatacatcacaTATTCGACCATCAGCTTCACAACAGGAATCACTCTTCTCTAGTGAATATTGTGGGGGGGGGGTACTTGCTAGTTTTGGCTATGGTGGGGGGTTGTATCCCCCCTATCTCCACCACAAACAACACCCCTGATCCCATCCTCAACTTACTGAAATCTAAAGAGATTCATATGTGGATATAGGTTTCCTTGTTAACCCAGAGACTGTCTGCTCATCCTCTAAAACACAATCATGCACATTAATGTTCAACATATCTCTGTTTCAAGTGTAAAGTGCTAAAATTAGTTGTCATGTTATCTTGAAGGTTTTCTGTGGAGCTTCCTGTATTATTTTGT is part of the Carassius auratus strain Wakin chromosome 10, ASM336829v1, whole genome shotgun sequence genome and harbors:
- the LOC113109493 gene encoding olfactory receptor 10A2-like, whose translation is MQNTSNSIIQPVGFYIVALSSMPYSNIYVMFLTLLYVITVMCNVFLITIVFYDHCLHVPKFMAVGNLALVDIVLSTSLVPGMIKTYIVQDNFVPFKLCLVQMYTYYTFLSLEIFSLCILSYDRFIAICFPLRQEDINTNTKMAYIISAVWFFCIVIVLYAVTSIPSLSFCGSLKVNSYFCDYAPVLRIACSDTTSQWNFATALTIIFNAGPLIFIFLTYMGILTAVFRMKNNQSRYKALATCSEHLILVTLFFIPIVIIFSLGFFGIIINSNVRTVCLSLSSLLTPCINPILYSLKTKEIRSRIHSLVTQRLSVHPLKIHINVQH